In the genome of Oxyura jamaicensis isolate SHBP4307 breed ruddy duck chromosome 13, BPBGC_Ojam_1.0, whole genome shotgun sequence, one region contains:
- the DRD1 gene encoding D(1A) dopamine receptor: MTWNDTTMDGEGLLVERDSSFRILTGCFLSLLILSTLLGNTLVCAAVIRFRHLRSKVTNFFVISLAVSDLLVAVLVMPWKAVAEIAGFWPFGSFCNIWVAFDIMCSTASILNLCVISVDRYWAISSPFRYERKMTPKAAFILISVAWTLSVLISFIPVQLNWHKATTTSVLDLNASLQGISMDNCDSSLNRMYAISSSLISFYIPVAIMIVTYTRIYRIAQKQIRRISALERAAVHAKNCQTTSGNRSSMDCQQPESNFKMSFKRETKVLKTLSVIMGVFVCCWLPFFVLNCMIPFCEPTEPSKGAEAFCINSTTFDVFVWFGWANSSLNPIIYAFNADFRKAFSTLLGCYRLCPMSSNAIETVSINNNGAVVFSSQHEPKGSSPKESNLVYLIPHAIICPEEEPLKKEEEGELSKTLEKMSPALSGILDYEADVSLEKINPITQNGQHKT; the protein is encoded by the coding sequence ATGACTTGGAACGACACCACTATGGACGGGGAAGGGTTGCTTGTGGAAAGGGACTCTTCCTTTCGGATTCTCACGGGCTGCTTCCTCTCGCTGCTGATCCTCTCCACGCTGCTGGGAAATACGCTGGTCTGTGCAGCCGTCATTAGATTTCGCCACCTGAGGTCCAAGGTGACCAACTTCTTTGTCATCTCCTTGGCTGTGTCAGATCTCTTAGTGGCGGTTTTGGTCATGCCTTGGAAAGCTGTGGCCGAGATTGCTGGTTTCTGGCCTTTTGGTTCATTTTGCAACATCTGGGTGGCCTTTGATATTATGTGCTCGACAGCCTCCATCTTAAATCTGTGTGTCATTAGTGTGGACAGATACTGGGCCATCTCCAGCCCATTTAGGTATGAGAGGAAAATGACCCCCAAGGCAGCCTTCATCTTGATCAGTGTGGCGTGGACTTTGTCTGTGCTGATTTCCTTCATCCCTGTGCAACTGAACTGGCACAAGGCTACCACCACAAGTGTTCTGGACCTAAACGCCAGTTTACAAGGTATAAGCATGGACAACTGTGATTCTAGCCTAAACAGGATGTATGCCATCTCCTCTTCTCTAATTAGCTTCTACATACCTGTTGCCATCATGATAGTAACTTACACGAGGATATACCGGATTGCCCAGAAGCAAATACGACGAATCTCAGCTTTGGAGAGGGCAGCTGTGCATGCCAAGAACTGCCAGACCACAAGTGGCAACAGGAGCAGCATGGACTGCCAGCAACCTGAGAGCAACTTCAAAATGTCCTTCAAGAGGGAAACGAAGGTTTTAAAGACTTTGTCAGTGATCATGGGGGTGTTTGTGTGCTGCTGGTTGCCATTTTTCGTGTTGAACTGCATGATTCCCTTCTGCGAGCCTACCGAACCGTCCAAGGGAGCAGAAGCTTTCTGCATTAACTCCACCacatttgatgtttttgtttggtttggatGGGCTAATTCTTCCCTCAACCCCATCATTTATGCCTTCAATGCTGATTTCCGCAAGGCGTTTTCAACCCTGCTAGGATGCTACAGGCTCTGCCCTATGTCCAGCAATGCTATAGAGACTGTTAGTATTAACAATAATGGAGCAGTTGTTTTTTCAAGCCAACATGAGCCCAAAGGATCCAGCCCCAAAGAATCTAATCTGGTTTATCTGATTCCACATGCAATCATCTGTCCAGAAGAAGAACCtctaaaaaaggaagaagagggtgAACTATCTAAGACCTTGGAGAAAATGTCTCCAGCACTGTCGGGTATCTTGGATTATGAAGCTGatgtttctttggaaaagatCAATCCCATTACACAAAATGGGCAACATAAGACCTGA
- the SFXN1 gene encoding sideroflexin-1, with translation MSADIPLNINIKEPRWDQSTFVGRASHFFTVTDPRNILLSDAQLENARQIVHDYRQGIVAPGLTENELWRAKYIYDSAFHPDTGEKMVLIGRMSAQVPMNMTITGCMMTFYRTTPAVVFWQWINQSFNAIVNYTNRSGDAPITVSQLGTAYVSATTGAVATALGLNALTKHVSPLIGRFVPFAAVAAANCINIPLMRQRELKFGIPITDENGNRLGESTKAAQQAITQVVISRILMAAPGMAIPPFIMNTLEKRAFLKRFPWMSAPIQVGLVGFCLVFATPLCCALFPQKSSMSVTRLEPELQAKIQETCPELERVYFNKGL, from the exons ATGTCTGCAGATATAccattaaatattaatatcaaGGAGCCCCGATGGGATCAAAGCACTTTCGTTGGAAGAGCCAGTCACTTCTTTACTGTAACAGACCCCCGAAACATTTTGTTATCTGATGCCCAGCTGGAAAATGCAAGACAAATTGTGCATGATTACAG ACAAGGTATCGTGGCACCTGGCTTGACTGAAAATGAATTATGGAGAGCAAAATATATCTATGATTCAGCCTTTCATCCAGACACTGGTGAAAAGATGGTCTTGATTGGCCGAATGTCAGCTCAGGTACCCATGAACATGACTATCACAGGTTGTATGATGACCTTTTATAG AACGACACCAGCGGTGGTTTTCTGGCAGTGGATTAACCAGTCCTTCAATGCTATAGTAAATTACACGAACAGGAGCGGTGATGCCCCAATTACTGTCAG ccAGCTGGGAACAGCCTATGTTTCTGCTACCACAGGTGCTGTTGCAACAGCTTTAGGACTGAACGCACTAACAAAG CATGTCTCACCTCTTATAGGACGGTttgttccttttgctgctgttgctgctgctaaCTGCATTAATATTCCACTAATGAGACAAAG AGAACTAAAGTTTGGAATCCCCATCACAGATGAGAATGGAAACAGACTGGGTGAATCAacaaaagcagctcagcaggcaATTACTCAGGTGGTTATATCAAGGATTCTTATGGCTGCTCCTGGTATGG cAATTCCTCCCTTTATAATGAACACATTGGAAAAGAGAGCATTTCTGAAG agaTTTCCATGGATGAGTGCTCCCATTCAAGTTGGATTAGTTGGATTCTG TCTTGTGTTTGCAACACCCCTGTGTTGTGCGCTGTTTCCTCAAAAAAG TTCTATGTCTGTAACACGCTTGGAACCAGAATTGCAAGCCAAGATCCAAGAGACCTGCCCTGAACTAGAACGTGTATACTTTAATAAAGGACTATAA